The following proteins are encoded in a genomic region of Drosophila miranda strain MSH22 chromosome 4, D.miranda_PacBio2.1, whole genome shotgun sequence:
- the LOC108162491 gene encoding ankyrin repeat domain-containing protein 49 translates to MADYDSDDEKSQVEKLRHAKVPRGMFVSGWDDDADELIEEDKNPQASVERMILWAVNENRISEVREILRLDPDAVNARDSDGYSPLHRAAYNNFVDIAKLLLQYKADPNARTDLGWTPLHSACKWNNADVAQLLLQFGADVNAESEGKQTPLHIAATVSNCRNTATTLLLDRNVQPKKENNSDEMAAVIARRTGMSYPIFQMAHEAFDCETGLID, encoded by the exons ATGGCTGACTACGATTCGGATGATGAAAAATCTCAAGTGGAGAAACTGCGCCATGCCAAGGTGCCGCGCGGCATGTTTGTAAGCGGCTGGGATGACGACGCCGATGAACTTATTGAGGAGGACAAGAACCCCCAGG CCAGCGTTGAACGCATGATTCTGTGGGCCGTCAACGAGAACCGTATAAGTGAGGTGCGTGAAATCCTCAGACTGGACCCGGATGCGGTCAATGCCCGTGACAGCGATGGCTACAGTCCCCTGCATCGGGCTGCATACAACAATTTCGTGGACATTGCCAAGCTATTGCTGCAGTACAAGGCCGATCCCAATGCCCGCACCGATCTGGGCTGGACTCCGCTGCACTCTGCCTGCAAGTGGAACAATGCCGATGTGGCTCAGCTTCTGCTGCAGTTTGGTGCAGATGTAAACGCCGAATCGGAGGGAAAACAAACACCATTGCACATTGCCGCCACAGTATCCAATTGCAGGAACACAGCCACAACCCTGCTATTGGACAGGAATGTGCAGCCCAAGAAGGAGAACAATTCAGATGAGATGGCTGCTGTTATAGCTCGTCGCACGGGCATGAGTTATCCCATCTTTCAAATGGCCCATGAGGCCTTCGATTGTGAGACGGGACTGATAGATTAA
- the LOC108162494 gene encoding protein Dr1, producing MSNPQEELLPPSAEDDELTLPRASINKIIKELVPTVRVANESRELILNCCSEFIHLISSEANEVCNLRNKKTINAEHVLEALERLGFTDYKQEAEAVLHDCKEVAAKRRRQSTRLENLGIPEEELLRQQQELFAKAREEQAREEQQQWMSMQAAAMIQKPPHADGSIASKPSEDDDDDDDDDY from the coding sequence ATGTCCAATCCCCAGGAGGAGCTTTTGCCACCCAGTGCCGAGGATGATGAACTTACATTGCCACGCGCCAGCATCAACAAGATCATCAAAGAGCTGGTGCCCACCGTGCGCGTGGCCAACGAGAGTCGCGAGCTGATATTGAACTGCTGCTCGGAGTTTATCCATTTGATCAGTTCGGAGGCGAACGAGGTGTGCAATCTGCGTAACAAGAAGACGATTAATGCAGAACATGTCCTGGAGGCGCTGGAGCGACTGGGATTCACCGATTATAAGCAGGAGGCGGAGGCAGTCTTGCACGACTGCAAGGAGGTGGCTGCCAAGCGGCGCAGACAAAGCACAAGGCTAGAAAATCTTGGCATACCCGAGGAGGAGCTCCTGCGCCAGCAACAGGAACTGTTCGCCAAGGCGCGCGAAGAGCAGGCACGCGAGGAGCAGCAACAGTGGATGAGTATGCAGGCAGCGGCTATGATCCAAAAGCCACCACACGCCGATGGCTCCATCGCCAGCAAGCCCAGTGaggatgatgacgacgacgacgatgatgactACTAG
- the LOC108162489 gene encoding mRNA cap guanine-N7 methyltransferase: protein MSINYEQNVADEKFAKAHKSVSLSDDEESESNAESATTTAPINTGHDAAGGDDEEAQEGAANTHVVANHYNELKEGGRRDRQKSKIFFMRNFNNWIKSQLINEYMALIKESKRVGDALRVLDMCCGKGGDLLKWEKAAITHIICTDIAEVSVEQCQRRYQDILERAEKSKYANKFTAEFFACDSTLVRLRERYKDVTLQLNLVSCQFAFHYCFESLGQADCMMRNAAECLEPGGYFIATMPDAYEIMRRKREAGPDAQSFGNDVYNIKFDCETDPLPLFGAKYQFHLEGVVDCPEFLVHFPTLVKLGRKYGLKLVRKTTFADYYKEVLPQGRNLLQRMSGLESIQPQRCANDEQFSHAQEFQASQRGRPMGTLSKSEWEATTLYLVCAFKKYKNTWDANGKPVFEFDD, encoded by the exons ATGAGCATCAACTACGAACAAAATGTCGCCGATGAAAAATTTGCCAAGGCACACAAAAGCGTCAGCCTCTCCGACGACGAGGAGAGCGAAAGCAATGCAGAATCTGCGACGACAACGGCCCCAATAAATACAGGCCACGATGCGGCAGGCGGGGATGATGAAGAAGCCCAGGAGGGCGCCGCAAACACCCACGTTGTGGCCAATCATTACAACGAGCTGAAGGAGGGTGGACGGAGGGATCGACAGAAATCCAAGATATTCTTCATGCGGAACTTCAACAATTGGATCAAGAGCCAGCTGATCAATGAGTACATGGCTCTGATTAAGGAATCCAAGCGGGTTGGCGATGCCCTGCGAGTGCTCGACATGTGTTGCGGCAAGGGCGGCGACCTGTTGAAGTGGGAAAAGGCCGCCATCACGCATATCATTTGTACGGACATTGCTGAGGTATCGGTGGAGCAGTGCCAGCGGCGGTACCAGGATATATTGGAGCGTGCTGAGAAATCCAAGTACGCTAACAAATTTACAGCTGAATTCTTTGCCTGCGATTCAACGCTGGTGCGTCTTCGCGAGCGGTATAAGGATGTCACCCTGCAGCTAAATCTAGTTTCCTGCCAGTTTGCATTTCACTATTGCTTCGAGTCCCTGGGCCAGGCCGATTGCATGATGCGCAATGCAGCCGAATGCCTGGAGCCGGGCGGTTATTTTATAGCCACTATGCCGGATGCCTATGAAATAATGCGAAGAAAGCGGGAAGCTGGCCCAGATGCTCAAAGTTTTGGCAATGATGTGTACAACATTAAATTTGATTGTGAGACGGATCCTCTGCCACTATTCGGTGCGAAATATCAGTTTCATTTGGAGGGCGTTGTGGATTGTCCCGAATTTCTAGTCCATTTCCCCACTCTGGTCAAGCTTGGCCGAAAGTATGGCCTAAAATTGGTCAGAAAGACCACATTTGCGGACTACTACAAGGAAGTTTTGCCCCAGGGTCGAAATCTATTGCAACGAATGTCGGGATTGGAGTCTATCCAGCCGCAGCGTTGTGCCAATGATGAACAATTTTCCCATGCCCAGGAATTTCAGGCATCCCAGCGGGGCAGGCCGATGGGTACACTCTCGAAATCCGAGTGGGAAGCAACAA CTCTATATCTGGTCTGTGCCTTCaagaaatacaaaaatacTTGGGATGCCAATGGCAAACCCGTATTTGAGTTTGACGACTGA
- the LOC108162493 gene encoding dynactin subunit 5, whose translation MELADTYYSKDEYVETASGNKVSRQTVLCGSQNIVLNGKVIVQSGAIIRGDLANVRAGRYCVISKDSVIRPPYKQFSKGIAFFPMLIGDHVFVGEGAVVSAASVGSCVYIGKNAIIGRRCVIKDCCIIEDGAVMPPETTVSSYMRYTAKGTIEGGQGNPYFVPAAMQDEMIKYTKSFYEHFVRTPAPAS comes from the exons ATGGAGTTAGCGGATACATACTACAGCAAAGATGAATACGTGGAGACG GCCTCTGGCAACAAAGTTAGCCGCCAAACAGTGCTCTGCGGGTCCCAGAATATCGTGCTCAATGGTAAGGTGATTGTCCAGAGTGGAGCTATCATCCGCGGCGACTTGGCCAATGTACGAGCAGGACGATATTGTGTGATCAGCAAGGATTCCGTGATACGACCACCGTACAAGCAGTTTAGCAAAGGCATCGCCTTCTTCCCAATGCTCATCGGAGATCATGTATTTGTGGGCGAGGGTGCTGTAGTTTCTGCGGCTTCAGTGGGCTCTTGCGTTTATATAGGCAAGAATGCCATCATT GGTCGTCGCTGTGTAATCAAAGACTGTTGCATCATTGAGGATGGCGCTGTGATGCCGCCGGAGACGACTGTTTCCAGCTACATGAGGTACACGGCCAAGGGCACCATCGAGGGCGGTCAGGGTAATCCGTATTTTGTGCCCGCCGCTATGCAAGACGAGATGATCAAATATACAAAATCATTCTATGAACATTTCGTGAGGACCCCGGCTCCAGCCAGCTGA
- the LOC108162490 gene encoding probable tRNA(His) guanylyltransferase, with amino-acid sequence MRFLGLLNKLNSLLIKTTARELPKRSMACSRYEYVKTYEQDDTILPNVWIVIRIDGKKFHKFSKTHNFEKPNDENALNVMNAAATAVMQEFRDVVLAYGQSDEYSFVFRKETAAFKRRSAKLLTYVTSLFSTSYVMQWSKWMSLPLAYAPCFDGRVVLYPSDENLRDYLSWRQADVHVNNLYNTAFWKLVLDSGLSNQTAEERLRGTFSADKNELLFQEFGINYNNLPAMYRKGTILLRKRVISDGDNDQNGRQAIVPLHEDLISSHFWKVHTEILGKYVPGTYTAPEIMPRLVDLQLNTKQEKGDYEKKQPENLAGIS; translated from the exons ATGCGTTTTCTCGGccttttaaataaattaaactCTTTATTAATTAAAACAACCGCCCGAGAGCTGCCCAAACGCAGCATGGCCTGCAGCAGATATGAATATGTGAAAACATACGAGCAGGATGACACCATTCTACCGAATGTATGGATTGTTATTCGAATTGATGGCAAAAAGTTTCACAAGTTTTCCAAGACCCACAACTTTGAGAAGCCAAACGACGAGAATG CTCTTAATGTAATGAATGCGGCTGCCACTGCTGTGATGCAGGAGTTTCGGGATGTTGTCCTGGCCTATGGCCAGAGCGATGAATATTCGTTTGTGTTTCGCAAGGAGACAGCGGCATTCAAGCGTCGCTCAGCGAAACTACTGACCTACGTCACCAGCCTGTTCTCCACGAGCTATGTGATGCAGTGGTCCAAGTGGATGAGTTTGCCTCTGGCCTATGCCCCGTGCTTTGATGGGCGCGTGGTGCTATATCCATCGGATGAGAATCTAAGGGATTATCTGAGCTGGCGGCAGGCCGATGTCCATGTGAATAATCTGTATAATACTGCATTTTGGAAACTCGTTCTGGACTCGGGATTGAGCAATCAAACGGCCGAGGAACGACTACGTGGAACCTTCTCAGCGGATAAAAACGAATTGTTATTCCAAGAGTTTGGCATCAATTACAACAATCTGCCAGCCATGTACCGAAAGGGTACGATACTGCTCCGGAAACGTGTTATCAGCGATGGGGATAATGACCAAAATGGAAGACAGGCAATCGTGCCGCTCCACGAAGATCTGATTTCATCGCACTTCTGGAAAGTCCACACAGAGATATTGGGAAAGTATGTGCCCGGCACTTATACAGCTCCTGAAATCATGCCCAGACTAGTGGACTTGCAATTGAACACCAAGCAGGAGAAGGGCGATTACGAAAAGAAGCAACCAGAGAATCTGGCCGGGATTAGCTGA